The genomic segment AGAAGGACATAAATCCAAGGCCAATACCAAATTTTTCTTTGAACGTATCTTTGTATTTAGCGCGCAGATCCATGATTGGTTGCATATTGACTTCGTTGAAAGTCGTCAGCATCGCAGTTTCGTTTTTAACAGCTACAAGACGTTTAGCAATGGTTTTACGCAATGAGGATAATTTTTCACGACGCTCATTTCTAGCACCTGCAACTGGAGCGGCAGTAGCCGTGGTCGCAGGAGCAGCAGGTTTTGCAGCTGGAGCGGCAGCCTTAGCAGCAGGCTGTGCTTTTTCTGCATCCTCTTTGGTGATACGACCATCTTTACCTGTTCCTTTTATAGTAGAAGGATCGATTCCTTTTTCTCTCAAAATTTTTGCAGCGGCAGGGGACGCTGTACCGGCAGCGTAGCTATCCGGATCTTCATCAGTTGCCGCAGCTGCTGGAGCAGCAGCTTGGGTTGCTTCGGCGGCAGGTTTTGCAGCAGGGGCAGCACCGCCAGCAGGAGCTTCGCCTTCTTCAATTGTACAAACGACAGCACCGATTTCTAAAGTATCACCTTCTTGTGCAATGATTCTTAAGATACCTGCTTTTTCTGCTGGTAATTCAAACGTTGCCTTGTCTGATTCCAATTCGGCGATGTTTTCATCCATCTCCACATAATCGCCATCTTGCTTTAACCATTGTGATAAGGTTACCTCCGTGATTGATTCACCTACGGTTGGTACTTTAATTTCTAAGCTCATATATAATGTTCTTTATGTACAATTGCGTCCTATACATAAGACGCAATTGGTTTTAAATTGTTTTTATTCGAATGATTTGTTTAAGATCTCTGCTTGTTGTGCAACGTGTTGTTTCATATAACCTGTCGCTGTACTTCCGCTCTCTTTACGAGCAACAAAACCGGTAAATGCGATTTCTGTTCCCATCAGCTTGCGGCAGTAGTAAGACCATGCTCCCATGTTCTCATTTTCTTCCTGCACCCAGATAAACTCTTTGGCTTTGTTGTATTTTTTACGGACGGCTTTCAGCTGTTCTGTTGGAATTGGGAACAACTGCTCCAGACGTACGATGGCAACGTCTTTGCGTTTGTCTGCTTCCTGTTTTTCCAATAAATCGTAATAGACTTTACCTGAACAGAACAATACACGTTTGACATCTTTGGCCGCTACGTTAGCGTCATCGATTACTTCCTGAAAAGCCCCCTCGGTAAAGTCTTTCAATGGAGATACCACTTTCGGATGACGTAACAACGATTTTGGTGTGAAGACGACTAATGGTTTGCGAAACTCGCGAACTAATTGACGGCGCAACAAATGGAAGTAGTTGGCTGGCAGCGTACAGTTTGCAAGGATCATGTTTTCATCCGCGCACAATTCCAAGAATCTTTCGATACGTGCGGAAGAGTGCTCGGGACCTTGTCCTTCCATACCATGAGGCAACATCATGACAAGCCCGTTTGAACGCTTCCATTTGGTCTCTGCACTGGACAGATATTGGTCCACGATGATCTGCGCGCCATTATAGAAGTCGCCGAACTGTGCTTCCCAAACCGTTAATGAGTTGGGGTTAGAGGAAGCATAGCCATATTCAAAGCCTAAAACGGCATATTCGGAAAGCAAAGAGTTGTAGATGGAGAATTTGTCACCACCCTTGATATTAGCCAACGGCACATATTTTTCTTCTGAATCTTCCAGTGTCAATACCGCATGACGGTGTGAAAATGTACCGCGTTGTACATCCTGTCCGGAGATGCGGACACGGTTACCTTGATCCAATAAAGTCGCATACGCCATCAATTCA from the Sphingobacterium thalpophilum genome contains:
- the odhB gene encoding 2-oxoglutarate dehydrogenase complex dihydrolipoyllysine-residue succinyltransferase, whose protein sequence is MSLEIKVPTVGESITEVTLSQWLKQDGDYVEMDENIAELESDKATFELPAEKAGILRIIAQEGDTLEIGAVVCTIEEGEAPAGGAAPAAKPAAEATQAAAPAAAATDEDPDSYAAGTASPAAAKILREKGIDPSTIKGTGKDGRITKEDAEKAQPAAKAAAPAAKPAAPATTATAAPVAGARNERREKLSSLRKTIAKRLVAVKNETAMLTTFNEVNMQPIMDLRAKYKDTFKEKFGIGLGFMSFFTKAVTTALAEWPAVNARIEDNEIVYSDFADISIAVSAPKGLVVPVIRNAESMSLEQIEKEIASLAGKARDNKLTIEEMTGGTFTITNGGVFGSMMSTPIINAPQSAILGMHNIIQRPVAENGQVVIRPMMYIALSYDHRIIDGRESVSFLVRVKQLLEDPARLLLGV